A single Ptiloglossa arizonensis isolate GNS036 chromosome 2, iyPtiAriz1_principal, whole genome shotgun sequence DNA region contains:
- the LOC143143300 gene encoding NACHT and WD repeat domain-containing protein 2 produces the protein MDESTIDSIFAGSLKSLPAVSSKIVRIFTSSTFTDTTMERNTLMAQCYPKLKDYCREKHGLEFQVVDMRWGVRDEATDDHMTTELCMREIENCQRLSMGPNFVVFLGQKYGYRPIPTYVLSSELEMLRTDLEAQGMDVSFLDKWYKKDSNAVPPTSILQPISSILKNFNNKRIPKLQQEDQAIWWDSMVKMQKLFRKGAQSLYNAGKFDKDTMHNYFMSVTEREVINGVLNVKNTKNHCLAYVRYINNINLQNLRKASLFLDILNRSLDNEASKLLANLRDERLPDKIESTNLQRYTVEWIGREGLDPETHGEYLQHFITHFYRNIVKLVDRAMRKEDSSAQGQIITEILQHLHACNNSVKVFYGREDTLVTIKEYMLDNSDKPLVLYGEGGCGKTSLLAKSAGLTSGTWLTEKKPINIIRFLGTTPDSSALTPTLISICQQISYNFMLPFEEIPDDLVPLTAYFKYLLTLATVEQPILLFLDSVDQLTGVQGNKLSWLPTRLPSNCKMMLSCAAEESNPVISRDYQLLRRMIDTEENFIEVVALGEDLAMDVIRMWMKTARRDLNNYQWRLVANAISKCSLPIFVKLVFAEICRWRSYTKPADTHLTSTVMDSIMMLFERIEKQHGKILVFHALAYITAAKSGLSESELEDLISLDDKVLDDVYQYHLPPVRRIPPLLWTRIRNDLPNYLSEREAGGVSVLNWYHRQFRDAAKERYFKNMNMAMYFHSMIADYYLGIWGGGRPKPFKYTEIQRHRFNLADKEGVADRKVPEQPLAFYSKDATITRYNLRKFGELPFHLVRSRRFNDLFENVLFNYEWLHAKLCSCPLQAVLADFEDACTFIDNQSIVRELMLVADALRLGGAILGSHPDMLAPQLIGRLLPEIGGNVNVKMLLRACDNDGAKDCALLPVYHCLHTPGGPLKYSLEGHQFAVFGFCLTSDYRYVVSISNRFITWDLSTSDMTRDVNPGVQGIMQNLVLSPDNRYAAAFTTNNQSVVLNTLTSEFVTIDNPLPNEDPVCGVHLTNQFFFVYGKLGWCRFDLRGNLLDTHTNPEDSNKWPILHVEHSNLDDYRIVFWSGDIEDTSMLLHTYRKKRSLDPLHFHSVLTITNDKTVLYTCTSKNDYRVTKYTCDETSSQWERVFEMPRAFNDNVEYLLQLKLDREEEMLLATSANGFIVWFLESKSDANVLILPNGVRNISTKIMWSNSIMVSGTKNYAVAGVRKNLYVWSLETTELVKILDAHFARIIQLEALTIGNWNSVVTSSIDRSVKVWNINNIFEQVHVIDRHELQIDMISLAEQCNLAAIVTRDCVGIWDLQTGKLISKLADSPLGAIVTHACMTHDGKYIVSTESGNVLIWNRITEQVLFKEEQQDVKQLTLIENSSKFIAISRPKNPTGVENMKTTATLYVRAIPDGKTIFSLEYPVRSQTGIPFRNVVVTSDNSFLITPAADKGNRDCVIIYNAKTGALINKIPIKLPGFKDIVCIAPMPNKPQWIGIIGSDKGTILDINKKKIVRTIPKWSGNISKDGKYTLYAPSRGGLELLELRKGTSVKTYIPKVAEGVFTVISMFNRTDEYVIYYHSGRKTIRVFRSSDCEMIANYRVQAELSAIDSTYDGKSIVLGTVDGCVSVLAIVDPKKEKMKEYVANLPSRDEDWKKKTEKQRAAIKFKAAARIARVTHDLSAIVRSANVAETIEELDETTE, from the exons GTGGTTGATATGAGATGGGGCGTGAGGGACGAGGCTACCGACGATCATATGACCACGGAACTCTGTATGagggaaattgaaaattgtcagAGACTCTCGATGGGTCCCAATTTTGTG GTGTTTCTCGGACAAAAGTACGGCTATCGTCCTATTCCGACGTACGTTCTCAGTTCCGAATTGGAAATGTTGAGGACAGACTTGGAGGCTCAGGGAATGGACGTGAGTTTTCTGGATAAATGGTACAAGAAGGACAGCAACGCGGTACCACCGACGAGTATCTTGCAACCGATATCGTCGATTTTGAAGAACTTCAACAATAAA AGAATACCGAAGCTGCAGCAAGAGGACCAGGCCATTTGGTGGGACTCCATGGTGAAAATgcagaaattgtttcgaaagggGGCACAATCTTTGTACAACGCGGGAAAATTCGACAAAGACACGATGCATAATTATTTCATGTCCG TTACCGAAAGAGAAGTGATCAATGGCGTCTTGAACGTTAAGAACACGAAGAATCACTGTCTAGCGTACGTAAGATACATAAACAATATTAATCTTCAAAATTTGAGGAAAGCCAGCCTGTTCTTGGACATATTGAACAGAAGTCTGGACAACGAGGCTTCGAAATTGTTGGCGAATTTGAGGGACGAGAGACTTCCGGACAAGATCGAAAGTACAAATTTGCAGAG aTACACCGTGGAATGGATCGGCCGGGAAGGTCTAGACCCGGAAACCCATGGCGAGTATCTCCAACACTTCATAACgcatttttatcgaaacataGTGAAACTGGTCGACCGTGCTATGAGAAAGGAAGACAGCTCTGCTCAGGGCCAAATTATAACGGAGATTTTGCAACATCTGCACGCTTGTAACAATTCCGTCAAG gtGTTCTACGGACGGGAGGATACCTTGGTAACGATCAAAGAATACATGCTGGATAACAGTGACAAGCCTTTGGTGTTGTACGGGGAAGGTGGATGTGGAAAGACATCTTTACTAGCGAAGAGCGCGGGTTTGACGAGCGGTACGTGGCTCACCGAGAAAAAACCAATCAACATAATCCGATTTCTTGGCACCACTCCAGACAGCAGTGCTTTGACACCCACGTTGATATCCATTTGTCAACAA ATATCCTACAACTTCATGTTACCCTTCGAAGAAATCCCGGATGATCTGGTACCACTGACTGcttactttaaatatttactaACACTGGCCACGGTCGAGCAACCGATTCTGTTATTCTTGGACAGCGTCGATCAATTGACGGGAGTGCAAGGAAACAAATTGTCGTGGTTACCCACTAGACTTCCATCGAATTGCAAG ATGATGCTATCCTGCGCGGCCGAGGAATCGAATCCCGTGATTTCTCGCGATTATCAATTGTTGCGCAGAATGATAGATACGGAGGAGAACTTCATCGAAGTGGTCGCTTTGGGGGAAGATCTGGCCATGGACGTGATAAG GATGTGGATGAAAACAGCCCGCAGAGACCTGAACAACTATCAATGGCGTCTCGTGGCAAACGCGATATCCAAGTGCTCTTTACCGATTTTCGTGAAGCTGGTGTTCGCAGAGATCTGCAGATGGAGAAGTTACACGAAACCGGCGGACACTCATTTGACCAGTACCGTAATGGACAGTATTATGATGTTGTTCGAGAGGATCGAGAAGCAACACGGGAAAATTTTGGTGTTCCACGCGTTGGCGTACATAACAGCCGCCAAATCGGGTTTGTCCGAGTCGGAGCTCGAGGATTTGATCTCGTTGGACGACAAGGTGCTGGACGATGTGTATCAGTATCATTTGCCACCGGTCAGGCGAATCCCGCCCTTGCTATGGACCAGAATAAGAAACGATTTGCCTAATTACTTGAGCGAAAGGGAAGCTGGCGGCGTCAGTGTGCTCAACTGGTATCACAGACAATTTAGGGACGCTGCCAAGGAGAGATACTTTAAAAACATGAACATGGCCATGTATTTTCACTCGATGATCGCCGATTACTATCTCGGCATTTGGGGAGGCGGACGCCCCAAACCGTTCAAGTACACCGAGATTCAAAGGCATAG ATTCAATTTAGCGGACAAGGAAGGTGTAGCGGACAGAAAAGTGCCCGAACAGCCTCTTGCATTTTACTCGAAGGATGCAACGATCACCAGATACAACTTAAGAAAG TTCGGTGAGCTACCATTTCATTTGGTCAGATCGCGGCGTTTCAACGATCTCTTTGAAAACGTCTTATTCAACTACGAGTGGCTGCACGCTAAGCTTTGTTCCTGTCCATTGCAAGCTGTGCTCGCTGATTTTGAAGACGCGTGCACTTTCATCGACAACCAAAGTATCGTCAG AGAACTGATGCTAGTCGCTGACGCGCTCAGATTAGGCGGAGCGATTTTGGGTTCTCACCCAGATATGCTTGCACCCCAGCTAATTGGCCGATTATTGCCGGAAATTGGAGGGAACGTTAACGTGAAAATGTTGCTCCGGGCTTGTGACAACGATGGCGCCAAGGATTGCGCTTTGCTTCCTGTTTATCACTGTCTACATACACCTGGAGGACCTCTGAAG TACTCGCTGGAGGGTCATCAGTTCGCTGTGTTTGGATTCTGCTTGACATCGGACTATCGGTACGTGGTGTCGATATCCAACAGGTTTATCACTTGGGATTTGAGCACCAGCGACATGACCAGGGACGTTAATCCCGGCGTGCAGGGAATCATGCAAAATCTAGTTCTGAGCCCTGATAACAGATACGCCGCCGCGTTCACGACTAATAATCAG AGCGTCGTATTGAACACTTTAACGAGCGAGTTCGTCACCATTGATAACCCGCTCCCAAACGAGGATCCAGTGTGCGGGGTACATCTAACGAATcagtttttcttcgtttatggTAAGCTAGGATGGTGTAGATTCGATTTACGAGGGAATCTATTGGATACTCACACGAACCCGGAAGACTCTAACAAGTGGCCGATTCTGC ACGTGGAACATTCGAATTTAGACGATTATAGGATAGTGTTTTGGTCTGGAGATATTGAGGACACCAGTATGCTTCTTCATACGTACAGGAAGAAAAGATCTTTGGATCCTCTGCATTTTCACAG CGTTCTGACTATCACCAACGATAAAACGGTTTTGTACACTTGTACGAGTAAAAACGACTACCGAGTCACGAAGTACACCTGCGACGAGACTTCCTCGCAATGGGAGAGGGTTTTCGAAATGCCTAGGGCTTTTAACGACAATGTTGAGTATTTGCTACAGTTGAAATTAGACAGGGAAGAAGAAATGCTTCTAGCCACGAGTGCGAACGGTTTTATCGTTTGGTTCTTGGAGAGTAAAAGCGACGCGAACGTCTTAATACTACCAAACGGAGTTCGAAATATCAGCACGAAAATAATGTGGTCGAATTCAATAATGGTCAGTGGTACGAAAAATTATGCTGTCGCTGGTGTAAG AAAGAACTTGTACGTTTGGAGTTTAGAAACAACAGAATTGGTAAAGATACTGGATGCTCACTTTGCTAGAATTATTCAATTGGAAGCATTGACTATTGGAAACTGGAACAGTGTAgttacatcgagtatcgataggAGTGTCAAAGTAtggaatataaataatatttttgaacaaGTTCATGTAATAGATAGACACGAATTGCAAATAGATATGATAAG TCTTGCGGAACAATGTAATTTAGCAGCAATAGTCACTAGGGACTGTGTGGGAATTTGGGACTTGCAGACAGGAaagttaatttcaaaattaGCCGACAGTCCTTTAGGAGCAATTGTTACGCACGCTTGTATGACACACGATGGCAA ATATATTGTTTCAACAGAATCAGGCAATGTATTAATATGGAATAGAATTACGGAGCAAGTATTGTTTAAAGAGGAACAACAAGATGTGAAACAGTTAACACTGATTGAAAATTCATCAAAGTTTATAGCTATTTCAAGACCTAAGAATCCTACTGGTGTAGAAAACATGAAAACAACCGCTACTCTTTATGTAAGAGCAATTCCTG ATGGAAAGACAATATTTTCACTGGAATATCCAGTCAGAAGTCAAACAGGTATACCCTTCAGAAATGTTGTAGTAACTTCTGACAATTCCTTTTTAATTACACCAGCAGCTGACAAGGGTAATAGAGATTGtgttataatttacaatgcaaagaCGGGtgcattaataaataaaattcccaTAAAGTTGCCAGGGTTTAaa GACATTGTATGTATTGCTCCGATGCCAAATAAACCACAATGGATAGGAATAATTGGATCTGACAAAGGAACTATTttggatataaataaaaaaaaaattgttcgtacgaTTCCCAAATGGAGTGGAAATATTAGCAAAGATGGAAAATATACATTATATGCACCCAGCAG AGGAGGTTTAGAACTTTTAGAATTAAGGAAAGGTACTAGTGTAAAAACTTATATTCCAAAAGTAGCAGAGGGTGTGTTTACCGTAATATCTATGTTTAACCGTACAGATGAATACGTTATTTATTACCACAGTGGACGAAAAACTATACGTGTATTTag ATCATCGGATTGTGAAATGATAGCAAATTACAGAGTTCAAGCAGAATTAAGTGCAATCGATAGTACTTATGATGGTAAAAGCATAGTTCTAGGTACGGTCGACGGTTGTGTATCTGTTTTAGCCATAGTGGatcccaaaaaagaaaaaatgaaagaatatgTTGCAAACTTACCATCTCGTGATGAAGAT TGGAAAAAGAAAACTGAGAAGCAACGAGCGGCTATTAAATTTAAAGCTGCGGCTCGAATTGCTCGAGTAACGCACGACTTGAGCGCGATTGTACGAAGTGCAAACGTTGCAGAAACAATCGAGGAATTAGATGAAACTACTGAATAA
- the LOC143143305 gene encoding protein LSM12, with protein MAGANDCFSIGSTVACKTCYKEEIEGEVLAFDPQTKMLILKCPSSSGTPTLNDVHIVNLSLVSEVQVKREVSPTTSEPPQSLNLQKLNRRVRNQIEEKKKLVMALQAGVSPEGQKLFSTISKTIPEITWNGVNIVVFDNVTIRPPYKVDNVHGNTESSAYKHVKKVVEKHIKDTEASAQVQQQQREQQPQQKQKGGAMQ; from the exons ATGGCCGGCGCCAACGATTGTTTCAGCATTGGGAGTACGGTGGCCTGTAAAACCTGTTACAAGGAGGAGATCGAAGGCGAGGTACTAGCGTTCGATCCACAAACTAAAATGCTGATCCTAA AATGTCCGTCTTCAAGCGGTACACCCACACTAAACGACGTACATATAGTAAATTTATCCCTGGTATCCGAGGTCCAAGTAAAGCGGGAAGTTAGCCCTACAACTAGTGAACCACCACAAAGCCTTAATTTGCAAAAATTGAACAGAAGAGTACGTAATCAaattgaagagaaaaagaaactggTAATGGCTCTGCAGGCCGGAGTATCTCCAGAGGGACAAAAACTCTTTAGTACTATATCAAAGACTATTCCGGAAATTACGTGGAATGGAGTAAATATCGTTGTATTTGATAATGTTACGATTAGACCCCCGTACAAAGTCGATAATGTTCATGGTAACACGGAATCTAGCGCGTACAAGCATGTAAAGAAAGTG GTTGAAAAACATATTAAAGATACAGAGGCATCGGCACAagtacaacaacaacaacgggaaCAGCAGCCACAGCAAAAGCAAAAAGGAGGTGCGATGCAATAA